The genomic stretch CCGACACGCTGCCAGGGGAAGCGCCGGTGAATAATGAGGAAAGCCCGAAAGACAAAGCCGGTCTCTGGCTGCGCCTTCTGGGCTTTGCCCTCCTGCCCCTGACGGTTCAGGCTTTCCAGCCTGCCATCGGGGGCGCCCTGGGCATCATGGTACCCCTGCCCCTCGCCTACGGGATGACACGGCGGGGGTACCTCGAGGGAACCGCAGCCGTCAGTTTCATCGGCCTGTTGACCTCATTCATTCTCGGCGCCGGGCAAGGGTTTTATTTCCTGCTTGAGACCCTGCCCCTTTGTGTCGGGATCAGATGGACCGTCCGGTTCAGGGGACCCCTGTACCGCCCGGTGTTAACAGCGGTCGTGATGGTGGGGCTTTTTGCGCTGGCAGCGGCAACCCTGTACGGCGCGGCTACCGATACGGCCCCGGGTGAGCTTTACCGGCAAGCGATCAAGTCCATGGGACTGTTCGTGAACGATATGTCCGGGAGTTCGGGACTCTCGGACCAGGAGCAAAAGCAGGTCCTGTGGATGGTGGAACTCTGGCAGAGGATGTTTGTCGGCATCTGGCTGGCAACCCTTCTTCTGCTGGTGACTTTTTATTCCCTGCTTGTCCGGGGATGGATGATCGCCGCCGGTGCCATGGAGGACGACGGGTCAGCGCTCCTGTCACGATGGAAGCTGCCCTTCCCCTTCGTTTTCAGCTTTATCCTGGTGGCCTCCCTGGTCCTCCTCACGACGGGTACTGCCCGGGACGTTGCGTTGAACGCTCTCGTACCCCTGGCCGCCCTCTACGGGATCCAGGGAGTAGTGGTAGCGGGACACATGTTCACCCTCTGGGCGCTTCCGTCCTTTTTCAGGGTAATGGTCCTGGCTTTCGGGATCATCGCATTTCCACTATGGTTCATGGTCATGGTCGCCCTCATCGGGCTGTTCGACACATGGATAAATTTCAGACAGCGCTGGCCGCTGCAGATGCCGCCACCGCCTGTGACGTGACAAAGGAGCAAGAAGATGAAAGTGATCCTGTTGGAAGATGTTGACAACCTCGGCAGAATGGGTGACACCGTCATCGTGAAGGCCGGCTACGCACGCAACTTCCTGATCCCGAGAAAACAGGCTCTGGCGGCCACAACCCAGAACCTGAAGGCTCAGCAGAACCAGATCCAGTCACTCGAGCGCAGGAAGGACAAGATCATCGAAGGCGCCAGGAGCCTGTCCGAAAAGCTGGCCGGTGTCATGCTCTCCTTTACCCGCAAGTGCGGGGAAAAGGGCCAGCTGTTCGGTTCCGTGACCAACATGGATATCGCCGAAGCCCTCGCCGAATCGGGCCTCGAGATCAACAGGAAGGACATCGTCCTCGTTGAACCCATCAAAAGCCTCGGCGATTTCGACGTGACCATCAAACTCCACCACGACGTCGCACCCGTGATCAAGGTGACGGTCCTCCCGGAGGACGGACAGATCCCGGAAAGCGTGGTCGAAGAAGTGACCGAAGCGCCTGCCGCGACTGAAGAGCCGGCCGCCGACCAGGCTGCCGAGCCGACGGAAGAGGTAACGGCCGACGAAGATATAGAGTAAAACGACAAAAAGACCTCCATGAAACCCAACGGCACCGATATCAGGAAGGTCCCTCCGCAGAACCTGGAGGCGGAGAGGGCGGTCCTGGGTGCCGTCCTGATCGACAACGACTCCATCTACACGGTCATGGAGGTCCTCGTCCCATCGGATTTCCATCAGCCCTCCCATCGTCTTCTTTTTTCCACCATGCTGGAGCTGAGCGAGCGGGGTGAGCCCATCGATCTGGTGACCCTGGGCGATCGCCTGCGTTCGGCCGGCAACCTCGACAAGGCGGGGGGGCCCGACTACCTGCCTACCCTGGCCGACGAGGTGCCCACCTCCGCCGGCGTCGGCAACTATGCCAGGATCGTCAAGGAAAAGTCGGTCTTAAGGCACCTCATCGAAGCGTCTACCGAGATCGTCGCGGACTGTTTCCAATCGGCCGGGGACGTGGATGAACTCATCGACGAGGCCGAACGGCGCATTTTCGCCATCTCGGAGCAGAGGATCCGGTCCGGTTTCCTCTCCATGAAGGAGATCGTCAAGAGCAGTTTCAAGACCATCGAAGCGCTCTATGAGAAAAAGGAACACATCACAGGCGTCCCGACCGGGTTTGCCGACATCGACGAACTGACCTCGGGGTTCCAGCCCTCGGATCTCATCATCATCGCCGGGCGGCCTTCCATGGGAAAGACCGCCTTCTGCCTGAACATCGCCCAGAACGCCGCCCTCAAGAACAAGCTGACCGTGGCTGTTTTCAGCCTCGAGATGGCAAAAGAGCAGCTTGTCATGCGGATGCTCTGCGCCGAGGCCCGTATCGACGCCCACCGCCTCCGGAGCGGCTTCCTGGGAACCACCGACTGGCCGAAACTGAGCACCGCTGCGGGCCGGCTGGCCGAAACATCCATCTTTATCGACGACACCCCGGCCATCAACTCCATGGAAATGAGAGCCAAATCCAGGCGGCTCAAGGCCGACAAGGGACTGGACCTCATCATCGTCGACTACATGCAGCTGATGTCCAGCCGAGGCCGCAGCGACAGCCGGGAACAGGAGATCTCCGAGATCAGCCGTTCGTTGAAGGCCCTCGCAAAGGAACTGCGAGTGCCCGTGGTCGCCCTGTCCCAGCTCAACCGGGGTGTCGAAAGCCGCCAGGACAAGCGGCCTATCCTGGCCGACCTCCGTGAGTCCGGAGCCATCGAACAGGACGCCGACGTCATCATCTTCATCTACAGGGACGAGGTCTACAACAAGGAGAGCATGGACAAGGGTGTCGCCGAGATCATCATCGGGAAGCAACGGAACGGACCCGTAGGAATGCGGAAGCTCACCTGGCTTGACAAGTACACCAGGTTCGAGGATATGACCGACCGTGACAGCTACTAGGAGACACGGATGAGGAATGGTGCTGACAGGGGGACCGCCTGGATCGACATCGATCTGAAGGCGCTCCGGTCGAATTTCAGGCGGGCCGCTGACAGCCTTCCTGACGACCTGCCCATCATCGCCGTGGTCAAGGCCAACGCCTACGGCCATGGGGCTATCCCGATCAGCCGGACCCTGGTCGAGGAAGGCGCTTCCATCCTGGGGGTGGCCACGGTCCTGGAGGCCCGAGAGCTGCGTGAAGCCGGCATCGAGGGCCGCATCCTCATCCTCGGGAGGATGGTGGCCGGTCAGATACCCGCCGCCCTGCGCTGGAAGGCCGAGATCACCGTCCATCACCGCGAAATGGCCGAACTCCTGTCCTTCGCGGCGGTGGCAAAGGGTGTCACCGTCCCCGTCCACGTCAAGGTGGACACCGGGATGACCCGCCTCGGCTTCGACTGGCTGACCGCCCATGAAGAGATCGAACGGGTGGCCTCCCTGCCGGGGCTGGACCTCAAATGCGTCTTCACCCACTTTGCCAACGCCGATTTCGCCGACAGGGAGTTCACCGGGATACAGATCCGGAGGTTCGAAGAGCTCCGGGCAAAGCTGGCCGGTACAAAGCCCGGCATCTGCTGTCACCTGGCCAACTCCGCTGCCATCCTCACGGGCCAGGTACCGGACGGTTCCGGTGTCAGGCCCGGGCTCATGCTCTACGGCTCACCACCAGGCGACAATATCCCCCTGGGCGGGATCAATCCCATCCTGACATGGAAGTGCCGGATCGTGCAGGTCCGGGACGTTCCCACAGGGGTCGGCATAAGCTACGGGCACGATTTCTTCACAACCCGGGAAAGCCGCATCGCCACCGCGGCAGTGGGCTATGCTGACGGGTTCATGCGGGTTCTCACCAACAAGGCCCAGGTCCTCGTCCGGGGGAAACGCGCCCCCGTAGTGGGCCGCGTAACCATGGATATGATCATGGTGGATATCACCGACATCCCTGAAGCCGTCACAGGCGACGAGGTGGTCCTCATCGGCCGCCAGGGAGACGAGACCATCACCGCCGAGGAGATGGCAGCCTGGGCGGGCACCATCAGCTACGAGATCTACTGCGGCCTGTCGACCAGGGTGCCGCGATTTTATAGCGATGGACACTGAGAACCTGTCATCCATCGCTGTAAGGGGGTAACGGGGTATCGGTGTAAGGGAGTAAAACCAAAAGAAGCGAAATTCTCCGACACAGGGATGCTCCGACACGTTTTCCGCTTTTACCCCGACACACCGATACTCCGATACAACACATTTCCTCCCCTCTCCCCTCTTCCCCTCTTCCCCTCTTCCCCTCTTCCATAGTAGATTACCCCATGCGCATCATCGCGGCTCTCGATTGGGTGGGGACTCGAACCCTGTCCTACATGGACGAAGCGGGAACGGGCGTCCTCCTGTTTCTCAAGGTCCTGCGCGGCCTTTTTCATCGTCCCTTTCCCCTGAAACTGACCCTCGAACAGATGGAAGAGGTCGGGGTCCGTTCCCTTCCCGTTGTCCTCATCACGGCCATCTTCACCGGGGCGGTCCTTGCCCTCCAGACCTACAGCGGTTTCAAGCGGTTCGGCGCGGAAGGGCTGGTGGGGACGGTGGTGGCCCTTTCCATGACCCGGGAGCTGGGCCCCGTTCTCGCCAGCATCATGGTGGCGGGACGGGTCGGGTCGTCCATGGCCGCCGAGCTCGGCACCATGCGGGTCACCGAGCAGATCGACGCCCTGATCACCCTGGCTACCGATCCGGTGCGCTACCTCGTCCTTCCACGCTTCATCGCGGGGCTGTTCATGCTCCCCATCCTTGTGGTGTTCGCCGATCTCATCGGGATCATGGGTGGATATTTTGTCGCTGTGAATGTCCTGGGCACCAGCAGCACCACCTACATCAACAGGACCCTCCAGTACCTGGAGTTTTCAGACGTTTCGGTGGGACTGGTCAAGGCGGCGGTGTTCGGGATGATCATTTCCCTCGTGGGGTGCCAGATGGGCTTTTTCACCGAGGGCGGCGCGGAAGGGGTTGGACGGGCGACCACAAAAGCGGTGGTGGGAGCCTCCATCCTTATCCTCATCTCCAACTATTTCCTCACCGCTCTCCTTTTCTGATGAACGAAACCTCGACAATAAAGGTCAGGGACCTGAAAAAATCCTTCGGCGACAAGGTCGTCCTGGACGGTGTGAACGTGGACATCCGGCCCGGCGAGTCCGTCGTGGTCATCGGACAGAGCGGGGTGGGCAAAAGCGTCCTCATAAAGTGCATCATCGGCATTCTCAAACCCGATTCCGGGACCATCGAGATCGACGGCCAACTCGTCACCGCTCCGGGCTTTAAAGAGTGGGACAGCGTCCGCCGAAAGTTCGGAATGCTGTTCCAGTACGCGGCCCTGTTCGACTCCCTGAAAGTCTGGGAGAATGTAGGGTTCGCCCTTCTCCAGCACACCAGGATGACAACCCAGCAGGTCAAGGAACTGGCCGAGGAAAAGCTGCGCATGGTGGGCCTGCCCGGCATC from bacterium encodes the following:
- a CDS encoding DUF2232 domain-containing protein, which gives rise to MNNEESPKDKAGLWLRLLGFALLPLTVQAFQPAIGGALGIMVPLPLAYGMTRRGYLEGTAAVSFIGLLTSFILGAGQGFYFLLETLPLCVGIRWTVRFRGPLYRPVLTAVVMVGLFALAAATLYGAATDTAPGELYRQAIKSMGLFVNDMSGSSGLSDQEQKQVLWMVELWQRMFVGIWLATLLLLVTFYSLLVRGWMIAAGAMEDDGSALLSRWKLPFPFVFSFILVASLVLLTTGTARDVALNALVPLAALYGIQGVVVAGHMFTLWALPSFFRVMVLAFGIIAFPLWFMVMVALIGLFDTWINFRQRWPLQMPPPPVT
- the rplI gene encoding 50S ribosomal protein L9, whose protein sequence is MKVILLEDVDNLGRMGDTVIVKAGYARNFLIPRKQALAATTQNLKAQQNQIQSLERRKDKIIEGARSLSEKLAGVMLSFTRKCGEKGQLFGSVTNMDIAEALAESGLEINRKDIVLVEPIKSLGDFDVTIKLHHDVAPVIKVTVLPEDGQIPESVVEEVTEAPAATEEPAADQAAEPTEEVTADEDIE
- the dnaB gene encoding replicative DNA helicase gives rise to the protein MKPNGTDIRKVPPQNLEAERAVLGAVLIDNDSIYTVMEVLVPSDFHQPSHRLLFSTMLELSERGEPIDLVTLGDRLRSAGNLDKAGGPDYLPTLADEVPTSAGVGNYARIVKEKSVLRHLIEASTEIVADCFQSAGDVDELIDEAERRIFAISEQRIRSGFLSMKEIVKSSFKTIEALYEKKEHITGVPTGFADIDELTSGFQPSDLIIIAGRPSMGKTAFCLNIAQNAALKNKLTVAVFSLEMAKEQLVMRMLCAEARIDAHRLRSGFLGTTDWPKLSTAAGRLAETSIFIDDTPAINSMEMRAKSRRLKADKGLDLIIVDYMQLMSSRGRSDSREQEISEISRSLKALAKELRVPVVALSQLNRGVESRQDKRPILADLRESGAIEQDADVIIFIYRDEVYNKESMDKGVAEIIIGKQRNGPVGMRKLTWLDKYTRFEDMTDRDSY
- the alr gene encoding alanine racemase is translated as MRNGADRGTAWIDIDLKALRSNFRRAADSLPDDLPIIAVVKANAYGHGAIPISRTLVEEGASILGVATVLEARELREAGIEGRILILGRMVAGQIPAALRWKAEITVHHREMAELLSFAAVAKGVTVPVHVKVDTGMTRLGFDWLTAHEEIERVASLPGLDLKCVFTHFANADFADREFTGIQIRRFEELRAKLAGTKPGICCHLANSAAILTGQVPDGSGVRPGLMLYGSPPGDNIPLGGINPILTWKCRIVQVRDVPTGVGISYGHDFFTTRESRIATAAVGYADGFMRVLTNKAQVLVRGKRAPVVGRVTMDMIMVDITDIPEAVTGDEVVLIGRQGDETITAEEMAAWAGTISYEIYCGLSTRVPRFYSDGH
- a CDS encoding ABC transporter permease; the encoded protein is MRIIAALDWVGTRTLSYMDEAGTGVLLFLKVLRGLFHRPFPLKLTLEQMEEVGVRSLPVVLITAIFTGAVLALQTYSGFKRFGAEGLVGTVVALSMTRELGPVLASIMVAGRVGSSMAAELGTMRVTEQIDALITLATDPVRYLVLPRFIAGLFMLPILVVFADLIGIMGGYFVAVNVLGTSSTTYINRTLQYLEFSDVSVGLVKAAVFGMIISLVGCQMGFFTEGGAEGVGRATTKAVVGASILILISNYFLTALLF
- a CDS encoding ABC transporter ATP-binding protein, encoding MNETSTIKVRDLKKSFGDKVVLDGVNVDIRPGESVVVIGQSGVGKSVLIKCIIGILKPDSGTIEIDGQLVTAPGFKEWDSVRRKFGMLFQYAALFDSLKVWENVGFALLQHTRMTTQQVKELAEEKLRMVGLPGILDLMPSELSGGMRKRVGLARAIAIEPAIMLYDEPTTGLDPIRADSINDLIIQLREELGVASITITHDMVSAYKIADRITMLYKGKLIATGTPDEIRSSDNPFVQQFIHGKAEGPIRDE